One stretch of Akkermansia massiliensis DNA includes these proteins:
- a CDS encoding DnaB-like helicase C-terminal domain-containing protein, protein MGPTSRQAANSREREVAEISAGLKALAKELKVPVIVLAQLNRGPETRAGNSVGVPRMSDLRESGSIEQDADMIGLLYRSDYYAEDEDQRQQLAGQASLHLAKNRNGPTGDVPLHFDAELMRFITREPEKK, encoded by the coding sequence ATGGGACCCACGTCCAGGCAGGCCGCCAACAGCCGGGAACGCGAAGTCGCGGAAATATCCGCGGGCCTGAAAGCCCTGGCAAAGGAATTAAAGGTTCCGGTCATCGTCCTGGCCCAGCTTAACCGTGGACCGGAGACGCGCGCGGGAAATAGCGTGGGCGTCCCCCGTATGTCCGACCTGCGCGAGTCCGGTTCCATTGAGCAGGACGCGGACATGATAGGCTTGCTTTACCGTTCCGACTACTACGCCGAGGACGAGGACCAGCGGCAACAACTCGCCGGACAGGCCAGCCTTCACCTCGCCAAAAACCGCAACGGCCCCACCGGGGACGTTCCGCTTCACTTTGACGCGGAACTCATGCGTTTCATCACCCGCGAGCCTGAAAAAAAATAG
- a CDS encoding RHS repeat domain-containing protein has product MTTTESTEYDNLGRTIATTDVLGRVTRTEYSEDGLTTTVTTPAGATLVTKTYYDGTVILEGGTGQREMETRLELTSEGILTTTLSKGIVLLRSLENGFGQTVRQEQPNTKGGFIVTSNTYNAKGQPVRSQTEDMASTVTVYNELGHAVRRTVQLDDLHPDDPSRNRVSENSSCYRLREDGVYQVQTSTTCNADGFPLTQTTENMVSRLSAVLENKSITTDVYGQQSVQWTEYTVPTKRTRFSRIPTSNMVAESLVVDGFGTNQTDHSGICSIQRRSCTSTGVILEKTDGRGNTTMEETDLAGRPVKTTGPAGHVTTTSYSSCCDHPACITDALGGTTCYSYDIRGRKTAEYGTAIQPACFAYDEADRMVALTTFRANEGDITSDPSGRTDGDTTTWLYDEATGLELKKTYADGSCVSRTYDELNRQETLVKARGLVITYKYAPFTGELISVSYSDGTSPWIFSSNHLGQIISVYDASGLREFSYDSYGRMIQDTSFGQVESSLQEEYDAQGRSNGYRLMLGTRTVQHSHLDYDSKGGMIGMNLEGLKSSFTWRYDQTTGFLHHLTYPNGMVRCNTYHPTLNLVTAIGYRKGADGELAAGHEYDYDALMRPTQRRDLWDAATPATIRDFTYNSRSELLEDRISRGGSFAYCYDNIGNRKTARELEKEVAYESNPLNQYTEIAGEGEDFTPVYDADGNQTRIRTSTGIWEISYDANDRPVVFTSQDGRTSITCGYDYRGRRFEKKVTVNGAVSSHSRFLYRDYLQVAELDLMQPEPMLIKSYLLDPTEPTATRILMMTCWQENGMKVKEHLYFMHDALKNVTSIFDGQQTRRARYEYAPFGSLLTAKEDMAQENKFRFSCEYADDELGLVYYNYRHLNPADGRWINRDPIQEQGGWNLYSFINNSINIEADLLGLSSIELELGDVKEIVTKKYNLSFSDPGHDEIIDNFIINGLGPNGRAVFAAVMGFVSLRYWNIDIMKIYTHFLAGRGTDYTYDPNKIPKKPEMYAVRKAIAFVKEDPKNRCNKNIRMKNWSLAHSKENDMLYILGDYSYIVGGIVDNKFNFKYSLYIYDIYDIYDFDFRSLEGTWKEKMAKCFRNVACFVSGKIPEFQFNSKNFIIKGVKQDEYNLSSNK; this is encoded by the coding sequence ATGACGACGACGGAAAGCACGGAGTATGACAATTTGGGAAGAACGATTGCCACGACGGATGTTCTTGGACGCGTGACTCGGACTGAATACAGCGAAGACGGCCTTACCACCACGGTTACCACTCCAGCAGGGGCCACTCTGGTTACCAAAACCTATTACGACGGCACTGTCATTCTGGAGGGAGGAACCGGCCAGCGCGAAATGGAGACCAGGCTGGAATTGACTTCGGAAGGCATCCTGACCACGACCTTGTCCAAGGGAATTGTGCTGTTGCGGTCTCTGGAAAACGGCTTCGGTCAAACCGTCCGGCAGGAACAGCCCAATACGAAGGGAGGGTTCATCGTCACCAGTAATACATACAATGCCAAGGGGCAACCGGTTCGTTCCCAGACGGAAGACATGGCCTCTACAGTCACCGTCTACAATGAACTGGGACACGCCGTGAGGCGGACCGTCCAGCTGGACGACCTCCATCCGGATGATCCCTCTAGAAACAGAGTCTCGGAAAACTCCTCCTGTTACCGGCTCCGGGAAGACGGCGTCTACCAGGTGCAGACTTCCACCACCTGCAACGCCGACGGATTCCCCCTCACCCAGACCACGGAAAACATGGTTTCCAGACTCAGCGCTGTACTGGAAAACAAATCCATCACCACGGACGTCTACGGACAGCAGAGCGTACAATGGACGGAGTACACTGTTCCAACCAAGCGCACCCGGTTCAGCCGCATTCCCACTTCAAACATGGTAGCCGAGTCTCTTGTCGTAGACGGGTTTGGGACCAATCAGACCGACCACTCCGGAATCTGTTCCATCCAGCGGCGTTCCTGCACCTCTACAGGGGTGATTCTGGAAAAAACCGATGGCCGCGGCAACACCACTATGGAGGAAACGGATCTTGCAGGACGCCCGGTTAAGACTACTGGTCCTGCGGGCCATGTCACCACCACCAGCTACTCGTCCTGCTGTGACCATCCTGCCTGCATCACCGACGCTTTGGGAGGAACAACCTGTTATTCCTACGACATACGCGGCAGAAAGACGGCCGAATATGGCACCGCCATTCAGCCGGCCTGCTTCGCCTACGACGAAGCCGACCGCATGGTGGCCCTGACTACCTTCCGTGCAAACGAAGGCGACATCACTTCCGATCCTTCCGGCCGAACCGACGGAGACACCACCACCTGGCTCTATGACGAGGCCACGGGGCTGGAATTGAAAAAGACTTATGCCGACGGTTCCTGTGTTTCCAGAACCTATGACGAGCTCAACCGTCAGGAGACACTTGTCAAAGCCAGGGGGCTTGTCATAACGTATAAGTATGCTCCCTTTACAGGAGAACTCATCTCGGTTTCCTACAGCGATGGAACTTCTCCCTGGATCTTTTCATCCAACCATCTGGGGCAGATAATCTCCGTCTATGACGCTTCGGGTCTCAGGGAATTTTCCTATGACAGCTACGGAAGGATGATTCAGGACACTTCCTTTGGACAGGTGGAAAGTTCTCTTCAAGAAGAATACGATGCCCAGGGGCGTTCCAACGGATACCGCTTGATGCTCGGCACACGCACCGTGCAGCACTCCCATCTTGACTACGATTCCAAAGGCGGCATGATTGGGATGAATCTGGAAGGACTGAAGTCTTCTTTTACCTGGCGGTACGATCAAACCACCGGCTTCCTCCACCATCTCACCTACCCCAACGGCATGGTCCGCTGCAATACCTACCATCCCACACTCAACCTCGTAACCGCTATCGGTTACAGGAAGGGAGCGGATGGCGAATTGGCGGCCGGCCACGAATACGACTACGACGCGCTGATGCGTCCTACTCAACGACGGGACTTATGGGATGCTGCCACTCCCGCGACGATAAGAGATTTTACCTACAACAGCCGCAGTGAACTGCTGGAAGACCGCATCAGCCGGGGAGGAAGCTTTGCGTACTGCTATGACAACATCGGCAACCGCAAGACCGCCCGTGAACTGGAGAAGGAAGTAGCCTACGAATCCAACCCGCTCAACCAGTACACGGAGATTGCCGGGGAAGGAGAAGATTTTACCCCCGTCTACGATGCCGACGGCAACCAGACCCGCATCAGGACCTCAACGGGCATCTGGGAAATCTCCTACGACGCCAATGACCGCCCCGTCGTCTTCACCAGCCAGGATGGCAGAACGTCCATTACCTGCGGCTACGACTACCGGGGAAGGCGCTTCGAGAAGAAGGTCACCGTCAATGGGGCAGTATCCAGCCACTCCCGGTTCCTGTACCGGGATTATCTGCAGGTAGCCGAACTGGATTTGATGCAGCCTGAGCCTATGCTTATAAAGAGCTACCTGTTGGATCCAACGGAACCGACGGCAACGCGCATCCTGATGATGACATGCTGGCAGGAAAACGGAATGAAAGTAAAAGAGCATCTCTACTTCATGCACGATGCCTTGAAGAACGTTACTTCCATTTTTGACGGACAACAGACGAGAAGAGCTCGTTACGAGTATGCTCCTTTTGGTAGCCTTCTCACCGCTAAGGAAGACATGGCTCAAGAGAACAAGTTCAGGTTTTCCTGCGAGTATGCAGATGACGAATTGGGGCTTGTCTACTACAATTACCGCCACCTCAATCCCGCAGACGGCAGGTGGATCAACCGCGATCCCATTCAGGAACAAGGAGGTTGGAATTTGTACTCATTTATTAATAATAGTATTAATATAGAGGCGGATTTATTAGGATTGAGCTCCATTGAATTGGAATTAGGAGATGTTAAAGAAATTGTGACAAAGAAATATAATCTTTCTTTTAGTGATCCTGGTCATGACGAAATCATAGATAATTTTATTATTAATGGACTCGGTCCTAATGGAAGAGCTGTATTTGCAGCAGTTATGGGATTTGTTAGTTTAAGATATTGGAATATTGATATAATGAAAATTTATACTCATTTTTTGGCAGGAAGAGGAACTGATTATACATATGATCCTAATAAAATACCCAAAAAACCAGAGATGTATGCTGTTAGAAAAGCCATTGCTTTTGTGAAGGAAGATCCTAAAAATAGATGCAATAAGAATATTAGAATGAAAAATTGGTCTCTGGCCCATTCCAAAGAAAATGATATGCTATATATTTTAGGAGATTATAGTTATATTGTTGGAGGTATTGTTGATAATAAATTTAATTTTAAATATTCATTGTACATATATGATATATATGATATATATGATTTTGATTTTCGATCTTTAGAAGGAACATGGAAAGAAAAAATGGCTAAGTGTTTTAGAAATGTAGCTTGTTTTGTTTCCGGTAAAATACCTGAATTTCAATTCAATTCTAAGAATTTTATTATCAAAGGTGTAAAACAAGATGAATATAATCTATCATCAAATAAATGA